In the Anastrepha obliqua isolate idAnaObli1 chromosome 1, idAnaObli1_1.0, whole genome shotgun sequence genome, one interval contains:
- the LOC129236052 gene encoding tonsoku-like protein, protein MIGARLLTTLSKTGICKKPVPALKNAQVESASDVESDSNNQMLVEEELHSGGRIRSSLNRSSKEYIKKSPRDKSADMEYKTVMAQLKHPNRSTTLNDDTYESLNCAASYSNTLI, encoded by the exons ATGATAGGAGCCAGGCTATTGACAACACTTTCAAAGACTGGCATTTGTAAGAAGCCAGTGCCAGCATTAAAAAATGCACAAGTTGAGTCTGCATCAGATGTGGAGTCCGATAGCAATAATCAAATGTTGGTGGAAGAAGAATTACATAGTGGCGGACGTATACGTTCGAGTTTGAATCGGTCTTCCAAG GAGTACATCAAGAAATCTCCACGTGACAAATCCGCTGACATGGAGTATAAAACAGTAATGGCACAATTGAAACACCCAAACCGTTCAACCACACTTAACGATGATACTTACGAGAGTTTAAATTGCGCGGCCAGTTATTCAAATACTCT